One part of the Gemmatimonadaceae bacterium genome encodes these proteins:
- a CDS encoding dienelactone hydrolase family protein, giving the protein MERKTAHDFDQDLLILFDAYVHGALDRRGFLEQASRYAVGGVTAAMLLDQLSPKFAEAQLVRTDDERIAAEYIEYDSPSGYGKMRGYFVRPAKPAGKLPGILVIHENRGLNPHIEDVARRFALENFVAFAPDALFPLGGYPGNEDKARELFPKLEQAKTREDFVAAVAFLKARPESAGKVGAVGFCYGGGMVNYLATRLTDLAAGVPFYGSAPNVADVPKIKAPLLIQSAEVDERINASWPAFEQALKAANVRYERFLYPGTQHGFHNDTTPRYNAAAAKLAWERTIAFFNKNVR; this is encoded by the coding sequence ATGGAACGAAAAACCGCGCACGATTTCGATCAGGATCTGCTCATACTATTTGATGCCTACGTCCACGGTGCGCTCGACCGACGGGGGTTTCTCGAACAAGCCTCCAGGTACGCCGTGGGTGGTGTGACGGCCGCGATGCTCCTCGATCAGCTGAGCCCGAAGTTCGCCGAGGCCCAGCTGGTGCGCACCGACGATGAACGGATCGCTGCCGAGTACATCGAGTACGACTCGCCAAGCGGCTACGGGAAGATGCGCGGGTACTTCGTGCGTCCCGCCAAGCCTGCCGGAAAGCTGCCGGGCATCCTGGTGATCCACGAGAACCGCGGGCTCAATCCGCACATCGAGGATGTCGCGCGACGGTTTGCCCTCGAAAACTTCGTCGCGTTCGCGCCCGACGCGCTCTTTCCACTGGGTGGCTACCCGGGCAACGAAGACAAGGCGCGCGAGCTTTTCCCCAAGCTCGAGCAGGCGAAAACGCGCGAAGACTTTGTCGCCGCGGTCGCCTTTCTGAAGGCGCGTCCGGAGAGTGCCGGCAAGGTCGGCGCGGTGGGCTTCTGTTACGGGGGCGGCATGGTGAACTATCTCGCCACGCGGCTGACCGATCTGGCCGCTGGAGTTCCCTTCTACGGCTCCGCCCCGAACGTGGCGGACGTCCCGAAGATCAAGGCTCCTCTCTTGATCCAGTCGGCCGAGGTGGATGAGCGCATCAACGCGAGCTGGCCGGCATTCGAGCAGGCGCTCAAGGCGGCCAACGTTCGATACGAGCGCTTTCTATATCCTGGCACTCAGCACGGGTTCCACAACGACACGACGCCGCGCTACAATGCGGCGGCGGCCAAGCTGGCCTGGGAGCGGACGATCGCGTTCTTCAACAAGAACGTCCGCTAG
- a CDS encoding SIR2 family protein translates to MLELPKELAKAAEERRLLPFIGAGFSKNIDPSIPNWSEIMEKAAHLLGYDPAVLMAQGDHLQIAEYVREEGFLPELYNQLSKEIDGKPYDVALSKPHQLLPYLDVPWIFTTNWDTWIEKGFWHEGVACSRIVSVDHFVSPRQMKPSGPDVSKTPQYTSAAVAKMKRRSPQTTVVKFHGDFTDHNSIVFCEEDYYNRLDFEDPLDIKLRAEIIGRAVVFIGYSFSDPNVRYIWHKLKRVTKRMGSNAKRKSFFITNAKNPVAERLFQERNIETVLLDPLNTKGDLERVLLLLIERQSP, encoded by the coding sequence ATGCTGGAGCTTCCGAAGGAACTTGCGAAGGCGGCGGAGGAACGTCGGCTACTCCCTTTCATCGGGGCGGGATTCTCGAAGAACATTGATCCATCGATCCCGAACTGGTCGGAAATCATGGAGAAGGCTGCACACCTGCTTGGATACGATCCCGCTGTCCTGATGGCGCAGGGTGACCATCTCCAAATTGCCGAGTATGTGAGGGAGGAGGGCTTCCTCCCCGAGTTGTACAACCAGTTGTCGAAGGAGATTGATGGCAAACCGTACGATGTTGCCCTGTCGAAGCCCCACCAGCTACTACCTTACCTCGACGTCCCATGGATTTTCACGACCAACTGGGACACCTGGATCGAAAAGGGCTTCTGGCACGAAGGAGTGGCGTGTTCCAGGATCGTCTCCGTCGATCACTTTGTGTCGCCGCGTCAGATGAAACCCAGCGGGCCCGACGTGAGCAAGACGCCTCAATACACTTCGGCAGCCGTTGCCAAAATGAAGAGACGGTCACCCCAAACAACCGTTGTCAAGTTTCACGGTGACTTCACAGACCACAACTCGATCGTGTTCTGTGAGGAGGATTACTACAATCGATTGGACTTCGAAGACCCGCTGGATATCAAGTTGCGCGCCGAAATCATCGGCCGTGCAGTAGTCTTTATTGGCTACAGCTTTAGCGATCCAAACGTCCGGTATATCTGGCACAAACTGAAGCGAGTCACCAAGCGGATGGGATCGAACGCCAAGCGCAAGTCATTCTTCATTACCAATGCAAAGAATCCCGTAGCAGAACGCCTCTTCCAAGAGCGGAATATTGAAACGGTGCTACTTGACCCGTTGAACACCAAGGGGGACCTAGAGCGCGTGCTACTGCTGCTAATCGAACGGCAGAGCCCGTGA
- a CDS encoding M24 family metallopeptidase, whose amino-acid sequence MHRSVLSALLIVLPSVLPAQASSPARPFGTLREQADTQQRWLVSRMSTVLPAVMRKYNVDMWVVPMREYNEDPVFTSIVSPTTFAARRRTIYVFSMRGDSVERIALGGSSQGGVYTAVRSTQAAAGPAGSRGERNAELWGDEQWQALKKVIEERNPRSIAVNVSRVFAFSDGLSAGEMEGMRDALGEKWTSHFVRHDGLALDLIATRLPDEAAFYRRMQELVWAIIDSAFSSAVITPGVTTTQDVVWWMRQRVNDLGLSSWFQPSVDVQRRGVTEAELGANPIIQRGDVLHCDFGIVALRLNTDTQHMGYILREGETAPPAGLVAALRRGNRLQDIVMSEIKPGRTGNEVLRSSLARMRAEGIDGTVYTHPIGIHGHGAGPLIGLWDYQNGVPGRGDAKIIPSMWFSIELQATSPVAEWNGQRVRMALEEDMTIDARGANAWALRRQTDFHLIR is encoded by the coding sequence ATGCACCGTTCCGTCCTGTCAGCTCTCCTCATCGTTCTGCCCAGTGTTCTCCCGGCTCAGGCATCCTCACCTGCCCGGCCGTTCGGTACACTGCGGGAGCAAGCCGATACACAACAACGCTGGCTCGTCTCCCGCATGAGCACAGTCCTCCCCGCGGTGATGCGGAAATACAACGTGGACATGTGGGTCGTCCCGATGCGCGAGTACAACGAGGATCCGGTGTTCACGTCCATCGTTTCACCGACGACATTCGCCGCACGACGCAGAACCATCTATGTCTTCTCGATGCGAGGAGATTCCGTCGAGAGGATCGCCCTCGGCGGCAGCTCCCAGGGCGGAGTCTACACGGCGGTGCGCTCTACACAGGCAGCTGCGGGCCCCGCAGGCTCACGTGGCGAGCGCAATGCAGAGCTGTGGGGCGATGAACAGTGGCAGGCACTGAAGAAAGTCATCGAGGAACGCAACCCGAGAAGCATCGCGGTGAACGTCTCGCGAGTGTTTGCATTCAGCGACGGCCTCAGCGCCGGCGAGATGGAAGGAATGCGCGACGCACTCGGTGAAAAATGGACGAGTCACTTCGTTCGGCACGATGGACTTGCGCTGGATCTCATCGCAACACGACTGCCGGATGAGGCCGCATTCTACAGGAGAATGCAGGAGCTGGTGTGGGCGATCATCGACAGCGCGTTCTCCAGCGCAGTGATCACTCCAGGCGTCACCACCACTCAGGACGTCGTCTGGTGGATGCGCCAGAGGGTCAACGACCTTGGCCTCAGCAGCTGGTTCCAGCCGTCGGTTGACGTGCAGCGCCGCGGCGTCACCGAAGCTGAGCTCGGAGCGAATCCGATAATACAGCGTGGCGATGTGCTCCACTGCGACTTCGGGATCGTCGCACTGCGTCTCAACACCGACACACAGCACATGGGGTACATTCTGCGCGAAGGCGAAACTGCTCCGCCCGCAGGTCTCGTTGCCGCGCTTCGCCGAGGCAATCGGCTTCAGGACATCGTGATGTCGGAGATCAAGCCAGGCCGCACCGGCAACGAGGTGCTGCGATCTTCACTCGCGCGCATGCGTGCCGAGGGAATCGACGGAACGGTCTACACGCATCCTATAGGTATACACGGGCATGGTGCCGGTCCGCTCATCGGCCTCTGGGATTACCAGAACGGAGTACCCGGCCGGGGTGATGCGAAGATAATCCCGTCGATGTGGTTCTCGATCGAGCTTCAGGCTACGTCACCGGTGGCCGAGTGGAACGGCCAGCGCGTCCGCATGGCTCTCGAGGAAGACATGACGATCGACGCAAGAGGTGCCAACGCCTGGGCACTCAGACGCCAGACAGATTTTCATCTGATCCGTTGA
- a CDS encoding VOC family protein gives MVKPAKNTICLWYDRDAEEAARFYADTFPDSSVGSVLRAPGDFPSGKKGDVLTVDFTVLGIPCLGLNGGPTFKHNEAFSFQVATEDQAETDRYWNAIVGNGGQESACGWCKDKWGLSWQITPIALTQAITDPDPAAAKRAFDAMLEMKNIDIAAIEAARRG, from the coding sequence ATGGTCAAGCCAGCAAAGAATACGATTTGCCTTTGGTACGATCGCGATGCCGAAGAAGCGGCACGGTTTTACGCCGATACCTTTCCCGATTCGTCCGTCGGCTCGGTGCTCCGCGCACCGGGAGACTTCCCGTCTGGGAAGAAAGGGGATGTGCTCACCGTGGACTTCACCGTGTTGGGCATTCCGTGCCTCGGGCTCAACGGCGGACCTACGTTCAAGCACAACGAAGCGTTCTCGTTTCAGGTGGCAACGGAGGACCAGGCCGAAACGGACCGCTACTGGAACGCAATCGTCGGCAACGGCGGTCAGGAAAGTGCGTGCGGGTGGTGCAAGGACAAATGGGGATTGTCGTGGCAAATCACGCCGATCGCCCTCACTCAAGCGATCACGGATCCCGATCCCGCTGCCGCGAAGCGTGCCTTCGATGCGATGCTGGAGATGAAAAACATCGACATCGCTGCAATCGAAGCGGCGCGCCGCGGTTGA
- a CDS encoding DUF445 domain-containing protein: MTSLADNSLPIAGFDEKLRAKQLQEMKLRAAGLLILAAVAFAISHYLRAEYPWLGWVQAFSEAAVVGGLADWFAVTALFRHPLGIPIPHTAIIPTRKDRVGEVLGAFVERNFLNRQVIEQRLLEARLGERLARFLSEPANSRAVARHAARGLVAAAESLRDDDVQSMIDSAILDRIKAARVAPFIGRGLSLITAGNRHQELLDEGIRLAARAVTENEDIIRRRIEAETPWWIPGAVDEKILRKIVDGIERTLKEVGDDVNHPLRKRFDAALAKFIDDLHNSPEVMERAEQLKDEMLSADAVRHFSSSIWADTKASLVRRAERAEETDVDAISKGLARLGAAILDDPELLERVDGWLRNGVLGLVERYQSEVSELIAITVRGWDPTATSERIELAIGRDLQFIRINGTVVGGLVGLLLYAITR, from the coding sequence TTGACATCGCTTGCAGACAACTCGCTGCCGATTGCAGGCTTCGACGAGAAGCTTCGCGCGAAGCAGCTCCAGGAAATGAAGCTGCGTGCCGCCGGCCTGCTTATTCTCGCCGCGGTTGCCTTCGCGATCTCTCACTACCTTCGCGCGGAATACCCGTGGCTCGGCTGGGTCCAGGCATTTTCGGAGGCAGCGGTGGTCGGCGGACTGGCGGACTGGTTTGCTGTCACCGCGCTGTTCCGGCACCCGCTTGGGATCCCGATTCCCCACACAGCCATCATTCCCACCCGAAAGGATCGCGTCGGCGAGGTACTCGGCGCATTCGTCGAGCGCAATTTTCTGAACCGTCAGGTAATCGAGCAGCGGCTGCTCGAGGCGCGGCTCGGCGAACGACTGGCAAGATTTCTCAGCGAGCCCGCCAACAGCAGGGCCGTTGCGCGTCATGCTGCCCGCGGTCTTGTCGCGGCTGCCGAATCGCTGCGCGACGACGATGTCCAGTCGATGATCGATTCAGCAATTCTCGACCGCATCAAGGCTGCGCGCGTCGCGCCATTCATCGGCAGAGGATTGTCGCTGATCACCGCAGGCAACCGGCACCAGGAGCTGCTCGACGAAGGGATCCGCCTCGCGGCGCGCGCGGTGACGGAGAACGAGGACATCATTCGGCGGCGGATCGAAGCGGAAACGCCGTGGTGGATTCCGGGCGCGGTGGATGAAAAGATCCTGCGAAAAATCGTTGACGGGATCGAGCGGACGCTGAAAGAGGTCGGTGACGACGTCAATCACCCGCTTCGCAAGCGGTTCGACGCGGCGCTCGCGAAGTTCATCGACGACTTGCACAATTCCCCCGAAGTCATGGAACGCGCGGAGCAGCTCAAGGACGAGATGTTGAGCGCCGATGCAGTACGGCACTTTTCATCGTCGATCTGGGCGGACACAAAGGCGAGTCTCGTTCGTCGAGCCGAGCGCGCGGAAGAGACCGATGTCGACGCGATTTCGAAGGGGCTGGCGCGGCTCGGCGCGGCGATCCTCGACGATCCCGAGCTGCTCGAGCGCGTGGACGGGTGGCTGCGCAACGGCGTGCTCGGTCTGGTGGAGCGGTACCAGTCGGAAGTGAGCGAGCTGATCGCGATCACCGTGCGCGGCTGGGATCCGACGGCGACATCCGAGAGAATCGAGCTGGCGATCGGTCGTGATCTGCAGTTTATCCGAATCAACGGCACCGTCGTTGGAGGCCTGGTCGGGTTGCTTCTGTACGCGATCACGCGCTAA
- a CDS encoding phosphatase PAP2 family protein — protein sequence MLLLLFRLFYPPLVWCHWSSSSGIVALVWATLIGVSTLYTKQHYVVDVIGGIAIAYAAYALFLRGYRRETIADIDRRLAPKRALRAVWLYGAIVAFLWTYRLAVSWMTT from the coding sequence GTGTTGTTGTTGCTGTTTCGGCTTTTCTATCCTCCTTTGGTGTGGTGTCATTGGTCTTCCAGCAGTGGCATCGTCGCGCTGGTTTGGGCCACGCTCATTGGCGTGTCGACGCTATACACCAAACAGCATTACGTAGTCGACGTGATCGGCGGCATCGCCATCGCCTACGCGGCGTACGCGCTGTTTCTGCGGGGCTACCGGCGCGAGACCATCGCCGACATTGACCGGCGTCTCGCACCGAAGCGGGCGTTGAGAGCTGTCTGGCTTTACGGCGCTATTGTCGCTTTCCTGTGGACGTACAGGCTCGCGGTCAGCTGGATGACAACGTAG
- a CDS encoding tetratricopeptide repeat protein — MAPAGAGAVLIADAQYAKGAALAADGKLDAALIDFNAAAAVDPKHTSIAAAVAAYKDAAEGRMPREVIQRIFRSMKHANEGRWGDAHADADAAVKLAPNYARAHDTRAKVFLLQGKYADAIKAFNRVIEIDSTFAEGYYNRGATFAEMGRHDAAIADYTHAIELWPSFSEAYRNRGAAQTHKNDADAAMADYTKAHELYPLAVEPLYMRGVLFALLGQWSEASADFTRAIERDPDHTESYYDRGLAYQKQGNDDGAVADYTKAIELNPANPAALINRGLILARRKQYDLAIADYDKALSVTPVMVVAQYNKALALDQSGRAKEAIAAYRTFLQQAAPEHAALAKHAHERLTALEK, encoded by the coding sequence ATGGCGCCCGCGGGAGCCGGCGCGGTTCTCATCGCCGACGCCCAATACGCGAAAGGTGCGGCGCTCGCGGCCGATGGCAAGCTCGACGCGGCACTGATCGACTTCAACGCAGCCGCTGCCGTCGATCCAAAGCACACCTCGATCGCCGCTGCAGTCGCGGCGTACAAGGACGCCGCCGAGGGCCGTATGCCCCGCGAGGTGATCCAGCGCATTTTCCGATCGATGAAGCATGCGAACGAAGGCCGCTGGGGCGACGCGCACGCCGACGCCGACGCGGCGGTCAAGCTCGCGCCCAACTACGCGCGTGCGCACGACACGCGCGCCAAGGTGTTCCTGCTCCAGGGGAAGTACGCGGACGCGATCAAGGCGTTCAACCGGGTAATCGAGATCGACTCCACATTCGCCGAGGGATACTACAATCGCGGAGCGACATTCGCCGAAATGGGCAGGCACGACGCGGCCATCGCGGACTACACGCACGCGATCGAGCTGTGGCCGTCCTTCTCCGAGGCCTACCGCAACCGCGGGGCGGCGCAGACGCACAAGAACGACGCAGATGCCGCGATGGCCGACTACACGAAGGCCCACGAGCTTTATCCGCTCGCCGTCGAGCCGCTCTACATGCGTGGCGTCCTGTTTGCCCTCCTCGGCCAATGGAGCGAAGCGTCCGCAGACTTCACAAGAGCGATCGAACGCGATCCAGACCACACGGAGTCGTATTACGATCGCGGGCTCGCCTACCAGAAACAGGGGAACGACGACGGCGCAGTGGCTGACTACACCAAGGCCATCGAGCTCAACCCGGCCAATCCGGCGGCACTCATCAACCGCGGTCTCATCCTGGCGCGCCGAAAACAGTACGACCTCGCGATTGCCGACTACGACAAGGCGCTGTCGGTCACGCCGGTCATGGTGGTTGCGCAGTACAACAAGGCGCTGGCGCTGGACCAATCAGGCCGCGCCAAGGAAGCGATCGCGGCATATCGAACATTCTTACAGCAAGCCGCGCCAGAACACGCAGCCCTGGCGAAGCACGCGCACGAGCGGCTCACCGCGCTCGAGAAGTAG
- a CDS encoding protein kinase translates to MTTFEERLKEALSDSYNLERELGGGGMSRVFVAVDRSLGRKIVVKVLSPELIADVNRGRFQREIKVAAQLQHPHIVPLLSAGEHEDLVWYTMPFIAGESLRSAVEKHGPMPVQEVVRILFHVGEALDYAHGEGVVHRDIKAANILRSGTYALVTDFGVAKALNASMPAAGVTQTGTAIGTPAYMAPEQLAGDPTADHRIDIYALGLLAYELLNGRSPFAATTPAKILVAVLSEDPKPLIEVRPDVPRSLSALVMQCLSKEPDERPATARMLLDSLDSFSTASGEIRTFEHKIPRLEPTILTVVPPITGLKAVSPATQPLEVSPTPGPVAASATSGPIEVPSTSGPIEVSPTTGPIAAPATPTEGRAISTTDEPFILRETYKSRRTLGRRSQQLIGGLALFIPVIAGAIFLSQRSTVNSSVDTSAPSAVPAVNSPAPGLPAPGAGDPQPGALPQNVAAAPQLDSQARADSLKKARADAAKLAAAKKDSLQADSAKRVADFKSDSVRRAQGTIRTRARAAASGLLANPGARKSFTQGATRKGGLLGSRTKGDLQTQIDALQPFLKGAGLTYEQFKDVVKASGITLFDEFGRMVPDSLQRVAGLSR, encoded by the coding sequence ATGACGACCTTCGAAGAACGACTGAAAGAAGCCCTGTCCGACTCGTACAACCTCGAGCGCGAGCTCGGCGGCGGAGGTATGAGCCGAGTGTTCGTCGCGGTCGACCGGTCACTCGGACGAAAGATCGTCGTCAAGGTCCTCTCGCCGGAGCTCATTGCCGACGTGAACCGGGGCCGATTCCAGCGGGAGATCAAGGTCGCCGCGCAGCTTCAGCACCCGCACATCGTCCCGCTGCTCTCAGCCGGCGAGCACGAAGACCTCGTGTGGTACACGATGCCGTTCATCGCCGGCGAATCTCTCAGGTCCGCGGTCGAGAAGCACGGGCCGATGCCGGTCCAGGAAGTCGTGCGCATTCTTTTCCATGTCGGCGAAGCTCTCGATTACGCTCATGGCGAAGGCGTAGTTCATCGCGACATCAAGGCCGCGAACATTCTGCGGTCGGGCACATACGCTCTCGTCACCGATTTCGGCGTCGCGAAGGCGCTCAATGCGTCGATGCCCGCGGCGGGGGTGACGCAGACCGGCACGGCGATCGGCACGCCCGCGTACATGGCTCCCGAACAGCTCGCCGGCGATCCGACCGCCGACCATCGCATCGACATTTACGCGCTCGGACTGCTTGCCTACGAGCTGCTGAATGGAAGATCGCCATTCGCAGCGACTACTCCCGCGAAAATTCTCGTTGCCGTTCTGTCTGAGGATCCGAAGCCACTGATCGAAGTGCGGCCGGATGTCCCGCGATCGTTGTCGGCGCTCGTAATGCAGTGTCTTTCGAAGGAGCCGGATGAGCGACCGGCAACTGCGAGGATGCTGCTCGATTCTCTCGATTCATTCTCTACTGCTTCGGGCGAGATCAGGACGTTTGAGCACAAGATTCCGCGTCTCGAGCCTACGATCCTGACTGTGGTGCCGCCTATCACCGGCCTGAAGGCTGTGTCGCCCGCTACACAGCCACTCGAAGTGTCGCCAACTCCAGGCCCAGTCGCAGCATCGGCGACCTCGGGTCCAATCGAGGTGCCGTCGACCTCAGGTCCAATCGAGGTGTCGCCCACAACGGGTCCAATCGCAGCGCCCGCCACGCCGACGGAAGGTCGGGCAATCTCTACTACTGATGAACCGTTCATTCTGAGGGAGACGTACAAGAGCCGGCGCACCCTCGGGAGGCGGAGTCAGCAGCTTATCGGTGGGCTTGCACTGTTCATCCCCGTCATTGCCGGCGCAATCTTCCTTTCGCAACGTTCAACCGTCAATTCTTCGGTTGACACTTCTGCACCGTCGGCTGTTCCGGCCGTCAACTCGCCCGCGCCGGGGCTGCCTGCGCCGGGAGCCGGCGACCCTCAGCCAGGGGCGCTGCCTCAGAACGTGGCTGCCGCGCCTCAGCTTGATTCGCAGGCACGTGCCGACTCGCTCAAGAAAGCGCGAGCCGATGCGGCGAAGCTGGCGGCGGCAAAAAAGGACTCACTGCAGGCTGACTCGGCCAAGCGTGTCGCCGATTTCAAAAGCGACTCAGTGCGCAGAGCCCAGGGGACAATCAGAACCAGAGCCCGAGCTGCCGCCTCTGGACTGCTGGCAAATCCTGGTGCGCGAAAGTCCTTCACGCAGGGAGCTACTCGCAAGGGCGGCCTGCTTGGCAGTCGGACGAAAGGCGATCTCCAAACGCAGATTGACGCACTGCAGCCCTTCCTGAAGGGGGCAGGTCTGACGTACGAACAGTTCAAAGACGTTGTGAAAGCGTCGGGCATCACGTTATTCGATGAGTTCGGCCGGATGGTGCCCGACTCGCTTCAGCGCGTCGCCGGCCTAAGTCGCTAG
- a CDS encoding M20 family metallo-hydrolase: protein MGAASVAAEHGVTADLPLNARPLGASLVSGWPVFDRRRLLHRRAFLKSLAAAALGPVTLGRRAFAQNPRVRVDATALRQRLNVLSTFGRPSGGTFADGVSRVAYSEADLAGRRYVMDLMRAAGLEPRLDPAGNIFGRRAGADSTLPPILFGSHIDSVPNGGNFDGDLGSLSSLGVLEALETAGLRTRHPLEMVVWANEEGVAFGDVLGGSRVVAGDLKSDMNQLWNGVTRADAIRKIGGNPTRITDAVRAKGAHHCYLELHIEQGATLDREKIAVGVVEGIVAIRRYNVTVSGIANHAGTTAMADRHDALLAASRLTIAVNDVVNAQPGRQVGTVGKLDVTPNAPNVIPGVVRLTIELRDLSTEKLKRLAEMIRQRASEIGKRTRTSIEFTLANSTAPATAAVEAQQAIERVAGRLGLASRRLPSGAGHDAQMMARLSPMGMIFVPSIGGISHSPRELTNWDHCAQGADVLLGTVLEMDRA from the coding sequence GTGGGAGCAGCGAGCGTCGCCGCCGAACATGGCGTTACAGCGGACTTGCCGCTGAACGCCCGACCGTTAGGCGCCTCTCTTGTCTCCGGGTGGCCGGTATTTGATCGACGACGCCTTTTGCATAGACGCGCGTTTTTGAAAAGTCTGGCGGCTGCCGCCCTAGGTCCTGTCACCCTGGGCCGGCGCGCATTCGCGCAGAATCCGCGCGTCCGCGTCGATGCAACCGCGTTGCGACAGCGACTTAACGTACTTAGCACGTTCGGACGACCGTCGGGCGGCACCTTCGCTGACGGGGTCAGTCGGGTCGCCTATTCAGAAGCGGATCTCGCAGGTCGTCGGTATGTAATGGACTTGATGCGAGCGGCCGGTCTTGAACCCCGCTTGGACCCTGCGGGGAATATCTTCGGCCGCCGCGCCGGAGCCGATAGCACCCTGCCGCCGATCCTCTTCGGTTCACATATCGATTCGGTGCCGAACGGTGGCAACTTCGACGGCGATCTCGGATCTCTGTCAAGTTTGGGCGTGCTCGAGGCGCTCGAGACAGCGGGGCTGCGCACACGCCATCCGCTGGAGATGGTTGTCTGGGCCAACGAGGAGGGCGTGGCGTTTGGCGACGTGCTGGGCGGCAGCCGTGTCGTCGCGGGCGACCTGAAGTCAGACATGAATCAACTCTGGAACGGAGTGACTCGTGCCGATGCAATCCGTAAGATAGGCGGCAACCCGACTCGCATCACCGACGCGGTGCGAGCGAAAGGCGCACACCATTGCTACCTCGAGCTCCACATCGAGCAGGGCGCAACGCTCGATCGTGAGAAGATTGCGGTTGGAGTTGTCGAGGGTATCGTCGCGATCCGTCGGTACAACGTGACCGTCTCCGGCATCGCGAATCATGCCGGCACGACCGCGATGGCGGATCGGCATGATGCTTTGCTGGCAGCGTCGCGTCTGACGATCGCGGTCAATGACGTCGTGAACGCGCAACCGGGCCGACAAGTCGGCACGGTCGGCAAGTTGGACGTGACCCCCAACGCACCGAATGTGATTCCGGGCGTTGTCAGGCTCACCATCGAGCTTCGCGATCTCTCGACCGAAAAACTCAAGCGCCTGGCTGAAATGATTCGGCAGCGCGCGAGCGAGATCGGGAAACGGACAAGGACGTCGATTGAGTTCACGCTCGCCAATTCCACAGCCCCGGCGACCGCAGCTGTGGAAGCGCAACAGGCGATCGAACGTGTCGCAGGACGGCTCGGACTTGCCAGCCGCCGACTGCCGAGCGGCGCTGGTCACGACGCACAGATGATGGCTCGCCTCTCACCAATGGGCATGATCTTTGTGCCAAGCATTGGCGGTATCAGCCACTCGCCGCGGGAACTGACGAATTGGGATCACTGTGCACAAGGAGCGGACGTCCTCCTGGGCACCGTGCTCGAGATGGATCGCGCGTAG
- a CDS encoding radical SAM protein, translating to MIYPTPQAINCSSIDVFLTYKCGLRCTHCFVGDRLNTNQDMDFEMFTQIVGSAHQWGTREITLLGGEPTLYPQIAEAVRVIGDAGFRARIVTNGQRSYVRFLESLPAESTPPFICFSIDGASPGVHDRIRGRGSYGRLIEAMIETGRRRYAFAAILSVSRHNAADVSAVLELSSRLGCEYVNIHHVTNRGFACPDIVLGIDEWDDVFAIANQTAREAGLRIRIEDTFRGDEPHLASCAVRDGTNLMFLPDGRVHSCMMFIDLPDSHSFLWSDGQLQPVASLSSERCIVLAEGDVGCPALRRVNSALAGDAQKRGCHCRCIYDKREVGADSNPLTIGTHESATNRSLTI from the coding sequence GTGATATATCCGACCCCACAAGCCATCAACTGCTCGTCGATTGACGTATTCCTGACGTACAAGTGTGGTCTTCGATGCACACACTGTTTCGTCGGCGACCGACTCAATACGAATCAGGATATGGATTTCGAGATGTTCACGCAGATAGTGGGCTCCGCTCATCAGTGGGGCACGCGCGAGATCACGCTGCTCGGCGGCGAGCCAACACTGTATCCTCAGATCGCGGAGGCCGTTCGGGTCATTGGGGACGCAGGGTTTCGTGCGCGTATCGTGACGAACGGACAGCGAAGTTACGTTCGCTTCTTGGAAAGCCTTCCTGCGGAGTCCACTCCTCCATTCATCTGCTTCAGCATCGACGGTGCAAGCCCTGGCGTGCATGATCGCATCCGCGGGCGGGGTAGTTACGGTCGGTTGATCGAGGCAATGATCGAGACCGGGCGGCGTCGCTACGCCTTTGCGGCTATTCTCTCGGTCAGCCGCCACAACGCTGCCGACGTATCAGCGGTACTGGAGCTCTCGAGCCGACTCGGTTGCGAGTACGTAAACATCCACCACGTTACCAATCGCGGTTTTGCGTGTCCGGACATCGTGCTGGGTATCGACGAGTGGGATGACGTTTTTGCCATCGCAAATCAAACCGCAAGGGAGGCCGGACTTAGGATCCGCATAGAAGACACATTTCGAGGCGACGAACCGCACCTCGCCAGCTGCGCCGTTCGCGATGGGACCAATCTCATGTTCCTTCCGGACGGTCGAGTACACAGCTGCATGATGTTTATCGATCTACCGGATTCACATTCGTTCTTGTGGTCAGACGGGCAACTTCAACCCGTTGCGTCGCTATCGAGTGAGCGGTGCATTGTCCTAGCCGAAGGTGACGTCGGTTGCCCGGCACTGCGGCGTGTGAACTCAGCACTTGCCGGTGACGCGCAGAAGCGGGGCTGCCACTGTCGGTGTATCTACGACAAGCGCGAGGTGGGTGCTGACTCGAATCCGCTGACAATAGGCACTCACGAATCGGCTACGAATCGCTCTCTAACCATCTGA